Sequence from the Candidatus Angelobacter sp. genome:
CTGAGCACGTTTTACCAGCAGCAGCTTGCCGCGCAGTTGGAGACGCGCGGCGCGCAATGGACCGAGACCCAGCGCAACAATTTCCTCAATCAGCCGCTTGAGCTCGAGGTCGCCGGCGCCGGCACGAGCATTGGCCGGCGATTCTCCCGGTTGTTTGGCATTCTCGCGGGCACGGCCGGCCTGGTGCTGCTCATCGCGTGCGCGAATGTCGCCGGCCTGCTGCTCGCCCGCGGCGCGTCGCGTCGGCGCGAATTCGCCGTGCGGGCAGCACTCGGCGCGCGGCGGGGCCGCCTCATTCGCCAACTCGGGGCGGAAAACCTGTTGCTCGCATTGTTGGGCGGAGTGTTTGGGCTGGTTTTCGCCCGCTGGGGGACCGATTTGCTGGCCGGTTATTTGCCGCAACACGGCCGGGCATTTGATCTGATGCCGGACGGGCGCGTGCTGTTGTTCGCGCTGACGGCGTCTGTGCTGACCGGCGTGATGTTCGGTCTCGTGCCGGCGCTCCGCCTCAGTCGTCCGGATTTGGCGACGGCGATGAAAGACCAGGCGGGGCAAATGGCGGGCGGCGCGCGTGCGTGTGCGAACCACGCGCTCGTGGTCGGCCAAATCGCCCTCTCGGTGATCCTGCTGGCGGGCGCGGGGCTGTTCGTTCGCACGCTGCGCAACCTGCAGGGTCTCGATCTGGGATTTAAGCGGGACCATCTCGTGTTGTTCGATCTCGATTTTCCGCGGACCTACGACGCGGGCCAACAAACCCAGGTGAATGCGCGGATTCTCCAACTGGTCTCGTCGCTGCCCGGGGTGCGCTGCGCATCGCTTTCCGGGGCCGGGCTCCTGAGCGGCAATACCGTGCGCACCCGATTTTCGGTCGATGGCTACACGCCGCAGCCGGATGAAAAAATGCAGGTAACGGCGGTTGTCGTGGGTCCGCGTTTCTTTGAGACACTGCGCATCCCACTGCTCCGTGGCCGCGAGTTGGCGACCGCGGATGTTTCCAGTCCACCCAAAGTCGTCATCGGCGAGTCGATGGCGCGGCGGTTCTTCGGAGAGACGGATCCGATTGGCCGCATAATCCGGCACGGGCGCGAGGCGACGCCGTTCGAGATCATCGGTGTGGCGAAGGACACCACTTACCAGAATCTCCGCGAGAAGACCCCGCTGGAGTATTATGTGCCGTATTTCGGCGGGATGACCAATATTCCGCCGACGTTTTACGCCGACACAACCCACGATCCCTCGGTCCTGGAAGCCAACCTCCGCCCGATTATCCGGCAGGTCGATCCACGGGTGACGATCAGAGACATGCGCACGATGAAAGAGGTGATCGACGGCACCATCGTGCAGGAACGCGCTATTGCGCAACTGGCGAGCTTCTTCAGCGTGTTCGCGCTGATCTTGGCTAGCCTGGGCCTGTACGGGGCGTTGTCGTTTGGCGTCGTCCGTCGCACGCGCGAGATTGGCGTGCGCATGGCGCTGGGTGCGAGCGCGCGCGAAGTGCTCGCCCTCGTCGTGCGGCAAGGACTCACGCTGGCGTCGCTCGGCTGCGCCCTCGGTCTCGCCGGTGCGCTCGCGCTCGCGCGGCTTGTCGCGAGCCTCCTCTACAATGTGAAAGCGAACGACCCGCTCACGTTCGTGGCAACCGCGCTCGTTCTGCTTGGCATTGCTCTGCTCGCGTGCTGGCTGCCCGCGCGCCGGGCGGCCGAAGTCGATCCGATGGAGGCGTTGCGTTATGAATGATCTCAAATTCGCCTTTCGTCAGTTGCTGAAAAACCCCGGCTTCACCGCCGTGGCCGTGCTCACCCTTGCGCTCGGCATCGGCGTAAATACGGTTGTCTTCAGTTGGATTCGCGCGGTGCTGCTCGACACTGTGCCCGGGGCGCGAGATGCCCACCGGCTCGTCGTGCTCTGTCCGCGGCACGTCAGCGGCCGTCTCAGCGACACGACGTCGGTGCTTGATAATCGCGATCTGGCGGCGGAGACGAATGCCTT
This genomic interval carries:
- a CDS encoding ABC transporter permease is translated as MQDLKFAFRQLLKNPGFTAVAVLTLALGIGANTAIFTVINALVLRSLHVPEPERLVRVTVWSAPVRDEGFPYGFYQRLSEHAPSHTTLAAAQRWISKRELTATGLGQTEPEAVNAQAVSGSFFPVLGVSAIVGRSLTPADDRADAPQPVAVISHAFWQRRFGANPEVIGRAIQLDTVPFTIVGVMPAGFSGIEVDGHADLWLPLQMLPQVDGDTRDLVRARPEAGEWLTVFGRLKSGVAREQARAELSTFYQQQLAAQLETRGAQWTETQRNNFLNQPLELEVAGAGTSIGRRFSRLFGILAGTAGLVLLIACANVAGLLLARGASRRREFAVRAALGARRGRLIRQLGAENLLLALLGGVFGLVFARWGTDLLAGYLPQHGRAFDLMPDGRVLLFALTASVLTGVMFGLVPALRLSRPDLATAMKDQAGQMAGGARACANHALVVGQIALSVILLAGAGLFVRTLRNLQGLDLGFKRDHLVLFDLDFPRTYDAGQQTQVNARILQLVSSLPGVRCASLSGAGLLSGNTVRTRFSVDGYTPQPDEKMQVTAVVVGPRFFETLRIPLLRGRELATADVSSPPKVVIGESMARRFFGETDPIGRIIRHGREATPFEIIGVAKDTTYQNLREKTPLEYYVPYFGGMTNIPPTFYADTTHDPSVLEANLRPIIRQVDPRVTIRDMRTMKEVIDGTIVQERAIAQLASFFSVFALILASLGLYGALSFGVVRRTREIGVRMALGASAREVLALVVRQGLTLASLGCALGLAGALALARLVASLLYNVKANDPLTFVATALVLLGIALLACWLPARRAAEVDPMEALRYE